From Brassica oleracea var. oleracea cultivar TO1000 chromosome C3, BOL, whole genome shotgun sequence, a single genomic window includes:
- the LOC106335167 gene encoding calcium-dependent protein kinase 17-like encodes MGNCCSGRDSEDGHTQDKGLTDSNAVGPTAEPPVAQSKHAPPSPPPATKQGPIGPVLGRPMEDVKSSYSLGKELGRGQFGVTHLCTQKATGQQFACKTIAKRKLVNKEDIEDVRREVQIMHHMTGQPNIVELKGAYEDKHSVHLVMELCAGGELFDRIIAKGHYSERAAASLLRTIVQIIHTCHSMGVIHRDLKPENFLLLNKDENSPLKATDFGLSVFYKPGEVFKDIVGSAYYIAPEVLKRKYGPEADIWSIGVMLYILLCGVPPFWAESENGIFNAILKSHVDFSSDPWPSISPQAKDLVKKMLNSDPKQRLTAAQVLNHPWIKEDGEAPDVPLDNAVMSRLKQFKAMNNFKKVALRVIAGCLSEEEIMGLKEMFKGMDTDSSGTITLEELRQGLAKQGTRLSEYEVQQLMEAADADGNGTIDYGEFIAATMHINRLDREEHLYSAFQHFDKDNSGYITMEELEQALREFGMSDGRDIKEIISEVDGDNDGRINYDEFVAMMRKGNPDPIPKKRRELSFK; translated from the exons ATGGGGAATTGTTGCTCCGGACGGGACTCAGAAGATGGACACACACAAGACAAGGGCCTAACCGATTCAAACGCTGTTGGTCCAACCGCTGAACCTCCTGTAGCACAATCCAAACACGCCCCTCCTTCACCACCTCCCGCAACAAAACAAGGCCCTATAGGACCTGTCTTAGGTCGCCCCATGGAAGATGTAAAATCTTCATATTCTCTAGGCAAAGAGCTAGGCCGAGGGCAGTTTGGTGTCACGCACCTCTGCACACAGAAGGCAACAGGTCAGCAGTTCGCTTGCAAGACCATTGCCAAAAGAAAGCTTGTGAACAAAGAAGACATAGAGGATGTAAGAAGGGAAGTGCAGATAATGCATCACATGACTGGTCAGCCAAACATTGTGGAGCTTAAAGGAGCTTACGAGGATAAGCATTCTGTGCATTTGGTCATGGAGCTTTGTGCTGGTGGAGAGTTGTTCGATAGGATTATTGCTAAAGGACATTACTCTGAGAGAGCAGCTGCTTCTTTGTTGCGAACAATTGTTCAGATTATTCATACTTGCCATTCAATGGGGGTTATCCACAGAGACTTGAAGCCTGAGAATTTTCTGTTGCTGAACAAAGATGAGAACTCTCCTCTCAAAGCCACTGACTTTGGGCTCTCCGTTTTTTACAAGCCAGGAGAGGTGTTTAAAGACATAGTGGGTAGTGCTTATTACATAGCACCAGAGGTTTTGAAAAGAAAGTATGGACCAGAAGCTGATATTTGGAGTATTGGTGTCATGTTGTATATCCTCTTGTGTGGTGTCCCACCCTTCTGGGCTG AATCGGAGAATGGAATATTCAACGCCATCCTAAAGAGTCATGTTGATTTCTCAAGTGATCCATGGCCATCCATCTCACCTCAGGCGAAGGATCTTGTTAAGAAGATGCTCAACTCTGATCCTAAGCAAAGACTAACTGCTGCTCAAGTTCTCA ACCATCCATGGATTAAGGAGGATGGAGAAGCACCAGATGTTCCTCTTGACAACGCGGTGATGTCCAGGCTCAAGCAATTCAAAGCAATGAACAATTTCAAGAAAGTTGCGTTACGGGTGATAGCAGGTTGCTTATCAGAGGAAGAGATCATGGGGTTGAAAGAGATGTTTAAAGGTATGGACACTGACAGCAGTGGAACAATTACACTCGAGGAGCTAAGACAGGGACTAGCTAAGCAAGGTACAAGGCTGTCAGAATACGAAGTCCAGCAGTTAATGGAAGCT GCCGATGCTGATGGTAATGGAACAATAGACTATGGTGAGTTTATCGCAGCCACAATGCATATTAACAGACTTGACAGAGAAGAACATCTCTACTCAGCCTTCCAGCACTTTGACAAAGACAACAGCGG ATATATCACAATGGAAGAGCTGGAGCAAGCCCTCCGGGAATTTGGGATGAGTGATGGCAGAGACATTAAAGAGATAATTTCAGAGGTTGATGGAGACAAT GATGGTCGGATCAACTATGATGAGTTTGTGGCAATGATGAGAAAAGGAAACCCGGATCCTATCCCAAAGAAACGGCGTGAACTTTCATTTAAATGA
- the LOC106332090 gene encoding splicing factor 3B subunit 6-like protein has product MTTISLRKQNTRLPPEVNRVLYVRNLPFNITSEEMYDIFGKYGAIRQIRIGCNKDTKGTAFVVYEDIYDAKNAVDHLSGFNVANRYLIVLYYQHAKMSKKFDQKKNEEEVAKLQEKYGVSTKDK; this is encoded by the coding sequence ATGACGACAATCAGTCTCCGCAAGCAAAACACGAGGCTCCCACCTGAGGTGAACCGCGTGCTCTACGTTCGGAACCTCCCGTTCAACATAACGAGCGAGGAGATGTACGATATCTTCGGCAAGTACGGCGCGATTCGCCAGATTCGAATCGGATGCAACAAGGACACGAAAGGAACGGCCTTTGTCGTGTACGAGGATATCTACGATGCTAAGAACGCCGTGGACCATCTATCGGGTTTCAACGTGGCGAATCGGTACCTGATCGTGCTCTACTACCAGCACGCGAAGATGAGCAAGAAGTTCGATCAGAAGAAGAATGAAGAAGAGGTTGCTAAGTTGCAGGAGAAGTATGGTGTCTCTACCAAAGATAAGTGA
- the LOC106336510 gene encoding probable geranylgeranyl transferase type-2 subunit beta isoform X1 — protein sequence MSSTSSSFQMGELVADKHVRYILMTEKKKESFDSVMMDHLRMNGAYWGLTTLALFEKLSSVSLDEVVSWLMTCQHESGGFAGNTGHDPHVLYTLISAVQILALFDKLDILDVGKVSSYIAGLQNEDGSFSGDMWGEIDTRFSYISICCLSILKCLDKSNVKKAVDYIVSCKNRDGGFGCTPGAESHAAQIFRCVGALAITGSLHHVDKDLLGWWLCERQVKSGGRDVIMGFVSGFLMGLKKNVHLDSFS from the exons ATGAGCTCTACGTCTTCTTCCTTTCAG ATGGGTGAGCTTGTAGCTGACAAGCATGTTCGTTACATTCTCATGACAGAAAAG AAGAAAGAGAGTTTTGACTCTGTGATGATGGATCATTTAAGGATGAACGGTGCATACTGGGGACTCACCACTCTAGCCTTATTTGAGAAGCTTAGCTCTGTTTCCCTAGATGAAGTTGTTTCATGGCTCATGACTTGCCAGCACGAATCTG GTGGCTTTGCTGGCAACACTGGACATGATCCACATGTTTTATACACACTGATCAGTGCTGTACAAATCTTGGCCCTCTTTGACAAACTAGACATTCTTGACGTTGGAAAAGTATCAAGCT ATATTGCTGGTTTGCAGAATGAAGATGGATCTTTCTCAGGAGATATGTGGGGAGAAATAGATACGAG GTTTTCGTACATCTCTATATGCTGTCTGTCAATATTGAAATGTCTTGACAAGAGCAATGTGAAGAAGGCTGTTGATTACATTGTTAGCTGCAAAAACCGTGACGGTGGTTTCGGGTGCACACCTGGAGCTGAATCACATGCAGCACAGA TTTTCCGTTGCGTGGGTGCTCTTGCTATCACCGGGAGTCTTCACCATGTTGATAAGGACTTGCTTGGTTGGTGGTTGTGTGAGAGACAAGTCAAATCTGGGGGCAGGGATGTTATAATGGGTTTTGTTAGCGGGTTTTTAATGGGTTTAAAAAAGAATGTCCATTTAGACTCATTTAGTTAA
- the LOC106336510 gene encoding probable geranylgeranyl transferase type-2 subunit beta isoform X2 has product MSSTSSSFQMGELVADKHVRYILMTEKKESFDSVMMDHLRMNGAYWGLTTLALFEKLSSVSLDEVVSWLMTCQHESGGFAGNTGHDPHVLYTLISAVQILALFDKLDILDVGKVSSYIAGLQNEDGSFSGDMWGEIDTRFSYISICCLSILKCLDKSNVKKAVDYIVSCKNRDGGFGCTPGAESHAAQIFRCVGALAITGSLHHVDKDLLGWWLCERQVKSGGRDVIMGFVSGFLMGLKKNVHLDSFS; this is encoded by the exons ATGAGCTCTACGTCTTCTTCCTTTCAG ATGGGTGAGCTTGTAGCTGACAAGCATGTTCGTTACATTCTCATGACAGAAAAG AAAGAGAGTTTTGACTCTGTGATGATGGATCATTTAAGGATGAACGGTGCATACTGGGGACTCACCACTCTAGCCTTATTTGAGAAGCTTAGCTCTGTTTCCCTAGATGAAGTTGTTTCATGGCTCATGACTTGCCAGCACGAATCTG GTGGCTTTGCTGGCAACACTGGACATGATCCACATGTTTTATACACACTGATCAGTGCTGTACAAATCTTGGCCCTCTTTGACAAACTAGACATTCTTGACGTTGGAAAAGTATCAAGCT ATATTGCTGGTTTGCAGAATGAAGATGGATCTTTCTCAGGAGATATGTGGGGAGAAATAGATACGAG GTTTTCGTACATCTCTATATGCTGTCTGTCAATATTGAAATGTCTTGACAAGAGCAATGTGAAGAAGGCTGTTGATTACATTGTTAGCTGCAAAAACCGTGACGGTGGTTTCGGGTGCACACCTGGAGCTGAATCACATGCAGCACAGA TTTTCCGTTGCGTGGGTGCTCTTGCTATCACCGGGAGTCTTCACCATGTTGATAAGGACTTGCTTGGTTGGTGGTTGTGTGAGAGACAAGTCAAATCTGGGGGCAGGGATGTTATAATGGGTTTTGTTAGCGGGTTTTTAATGGGTTTAAAAAAGAATGTCCATTTAGACTCATTTAGTTAA
- the LOC106336510 gene encoding geranylgeranyl transferase type-2 subunit beta-like isoform X3, with amino-acid sequence MNGAYWGLTTLALFEKLSSVSLDEVVSWLMTCQHESGGFAGNTGHDPHVLYTLISAVQILALFDKLDILDVGKVSSYIAGLQNEDGSFSGDMWGEIDTRFSYISICCLSILKCLDKSNVKKAVDYIVSCKNRDGGFGCTPGAESHAAQIFRCVGALAITGSLHHVDKDLLGWWLCERQVKSGGRDVIMGFVSGFLMGLKKNVHLDSFS; translated from the exons ATGAACGGTGCATACTGGGGACTCACCACTCTAGCCTTATTTGAGAAGCTTAGCTCTGTTTCCCTAGATGAAGTTGTTTCATGGCTCATGACTTGCCAGCACGAATCTG GTGGCTTTGCTGGCAACACTGGACATGATCCACATGTTTTATACACACTGATCAGTGCTGTACAAATCTTGGCCCTCTTTGACAAACTAGACATTCTTGACGTTGGAAAAGTATCAAGCT ATATTGCTGGTTTGCAGAATGAAGATGGATCTTTCTCAGGAGATATGTGGGGAGAAATAGATACGAG GTTTTCGTACATCTCTATATGCTGTCTGTCAATATTGAAATGTCTTGACAAGAGCAATGTGAAGAAGGCTGTTGATTACATTGTTAGCTGCAAAAACCGTGACGGTGGTTTCGGGTGCACACCTGGAGCTGAATCACATGCAGCACAGA TTTTCCGTTGCGTGGGTGCTCTTGCTATCACCGGGAGTCTTCACCATGTTGATAAGGACTTGCTTGGTTGGTGGTTGTGTGAGAGACAAGTCAAATCTGGGGGCAGGGATGTTATAATGGGTTTTGTTAGCGGGTTTTTAATGGGTTTAAAAAAGAATGTCCATTTAGACTCATTTAGTTAA
- the LOC106335232 gene encoding uncharacterized protein LOC106335232, with protein sequence MESLQGIEADFESYLNNEHDQQRPSSDGCKQVPWLNWEEWDSVRESLFSSSPDRFAFALQRVETWRSRGSIPGPVDVTCTLLEIQLKDGFIEREEQPPDALYSEHLLQMLYTMGILRLVNCLIEKTRKRDEVSIAVAARAMGIPRKLIDLRHEGSHRELPSLLVLRDASYEALEWLKSFYWVPQKAQIPLKRDGTASMRREVKSKLRKLSFCFQLKQNPQYDSPLVKEKCSNKRTRKIVSSLVELYPSFSSEISSVLLEFLLKALDSSKSAELENQSGQDIRVFLDVWKPVIIVLSNREPELLLTLLKSVLDMIQNNEQRRYETDVNLTDKSAEEVSQAGQLPVLFAWLVGLLTVSKHFQRNSSVEVTPPSTFLMELIRKCLLLGALGHELVLKSGCVLGDIVGGRVLKEKLKSLPLVDKSSTSVPSKQTSPTTLLEQQEKNLRSAGKRLESVKLQLSRKKGNETEKANKRWRKARTWSTCPIGMLPRIIGSSGRLPLLDNQNTHMISKQAQGNNNVKRAAECNNQQLETLAFKRARTSTEDLNSDEVTLEAHEEEAEMDKEQTDEETESESEGNLMFADKEEGIGYLRIGDLWKRVKDGEQLVMASQVKICV encoded by the exons ATGGAGTCTCTACAGGGTATTGAAGCAGACTTCGAGTCGTATCTCAACAACGAACATGATCAACAGAGACCATCATCGGACGGCTGTAAACAAGTCCCGTGGCTGAACTGGGAAGAGTGGGACTCCGTCAGAGAGTCTCTCTTCTCTTCTTCTCCTGATCGATTCGCGTTTGCCCTGCAAAGG GTTGAGACATGGAGAAGTAGAGGGTCTATTCCAGGGCCTGTGGATGTTACTTGCACCCTTCTTGAAATCCAGCTCAAAGATGGCTTTATTGA GCGAGAGGAACAACCACCAGATGCATTGTATTCAGAGCATTTACTTCAGATGCTTTACACAATGGGAATACTCAG GCTTGTGAACTGTCTCATAGAGAAGACAAGAAAGAGAGACGAAGTTTCAATTGCGGTTGCAGCTAGAGCAATGGGTATCCCACGTAAATTGATCGATCTTCGTCATG AGGGTTCTCACCGTGAGCTCCCTTCTCTCCTTGTGCTCCGAGATGCTTCATATGAG GCACTTGAATGGTTGAAATCTTTTTATTGGGTTCCTCAAAAGGCACAGATTCCGTTGAAGAGAGATGGAACTGCTAGCATGAGAAGAGAAGTCAAATCCAAACTCAGGAAACTCTCTTTCTGCTTCCAACTTAAGCAGAATCCTCAATATGACTCCCCTTTGGTCAAAGAAAAAT GTTCTAATAAAAGGACAAGGAAGATTGTGAGCAGCCTTGTTGAGCTATACCCTTCTTTCTCATCTGAGATCTCATCTGTGCTGCTTGAGTTCTTACTCAAGGCATTGGATTCTTCAAAGTCGGCAGAACTTGAGAATCAGTCTGGCCAAGATATCAGGGTCTTTCTAGATGTGTGGAAGCCTGTAATCATTGTGTTATCCAACAGAGAACCTGAGTTGCTTTTGACTCTACTCAAGTCAGTTCTTGATATGATCCAAAATAATGAACAGAGAAGATATGAAACAG ATGTGAATCTTACAGATAAGTCAGCAGAAGAAGTTTCTCAAGCTGGGCAGCTCCCTGTCTTATTTGCATGGCTTGTGGGTCTTCTCACTGTGTCAAAGCATTTTCAGAGGAACAGTTCTGTTGAAGTGACACCACCAAGCACTTTCCTTATGGAACTTATACGCAAATGTTTGCTACTAGGAGCCTTGGGACATGAGCTGGTTTTGAAATCAGGTTGTGTGCTTGGGGATATTGTGGGAGGGCGTGTCTTGAAGGAAAAGCTCAAAAGCCTCCCTCTCGTGGATAAAAGCTCCACAAGTGTTCCATCGAAACAGACTTCTCCTACGACGCTCCTTGAGCAACAAGAGAAGAATCTAAGAAGTGCAGGCAAGAGACTTGAGTCTGTCAAACTTCAGCTCTCAAGGAAGAAAGGAAATGAGACAGAGAAAGCTAATAAAAGATGGAGAAAGGCGAGAACATGGAGCACTTGTCCAATTGGTATGTTGCCTCGGATCATTGGATCTTCTGGACGGTTACCTCTTCTGGACAACCAGAATACTCATATGATCTCAAAACAAGCACAAGGGAACAACAATGTCAAAAGAGCAGCTGAGTGCAATAATCAGCAGTTGGAGACCTTGGCATTCAAGAGAGCAAGGACGAGCACAGAAGATCTCAATTCAGATGAAGTGACATTGGAAGCACATGAGGAAGAAGCTGAGATGGATAAAGAACAGACAGATGAGGAAACTGAAAGTGAATCAGAAGGGAATCTGATGTTTGCGGATAAAGAGGAAGGCATAGGCTACCTTAGGATAGGTGATCTGTGGAAAAGAGTAAAAGATGGAGAGCAATTGGTGATGGCTTCTCAAGTTAAAATTTGTGTTTGA
- the LOC106335233 gene encoding mediator of RNA polymerase II transcription subunit 19a-like yields MEPERTNFGGPRELCGAVDLISQYKLLQHHDFFCKRSLSASLSDSHYLHDVVGDTEIRKGDGMQLDQLIDNNMSQSRESNNARIQPFDMDKLKEAFQLNDMTPVELPPAEKGAPTIPPKSKRESKGKDRKHKKHKDRDKDKDREHKKHKHRHKDRSKDKDKDRDRKKGKNGHHDSGDHAKKHHDKKRKHDGDEDLNDVHRHKKNKHRSSKLDEMGAIRVAG; encoded by the exons ATGGAACCTGAACGTACCAATTTTGGAG GTCCGAGAGAGTTGTGTGGTGCAGTGGATCTTATATCTCAGTACAAACTACTGCAACACCATGACTTCTTTTGCAAAAGATCGCTTTCTGCGTCTCTGTCAGATTCCCATTATCTTCATGATGTGGTTGGGGACACTGAGATCAGAAAAGGAGATGGAATGCAGTTAGACCAGCTTATTGATAATAATATGTCACAGAGCCGGGAGAGTAATAATGCCCGCATCCAACCTTTTGATATGGATAAGCTTAAGGAGGCTTTCCAACTTAATGATATGACTCCTGTTGAATTGCCTCCA GCAGAGAAGGGGGCTCCAACAATTCCACCAAAGTCAAAACGTGAGTCCAAAGGTAAGGACAGGAAACATAAAAAACACAAGGACAGGGATAAGGACAAAGATAGAGAGCATAAGAAGCACAAGCACAGGCATAAAGACAGAAGCAAAGATAAAGACAAGGACCGAGACAGGAAAAAGGGAAAAAATGGCCACCACGATTCGGGTGATCACGCTAAGAAACATCATGATAAG AAAAGGAAACACGATGGGGACGAGGATCTAAATGACGTTCATAGGCACAAGAAAAACAAG CATAGGAGCTCAAAGCTTGATGAGATGGGTGCTATAAGGGTTGCTGGCTAA
- the LOC106335235 gene encoding CLAVATA3/ESR (CLE)-related protein 22-like produces MRNNYSRRKPREHITTVAFIILLLLFLFLYAKASSSSSPAGIHHPSTHGSLKKPRVLDPKPDDLNGNAALRGSRIYTYEGGENVFEDGKRRVFTGPNPLHN; encoded by the coding sequence ATGAGAAATAACTACTCCAGAAGAAAACCTAGGGAACACATCACTACTGTTGCCTTTATCATCCTTCTTCTTTTGTTTCTGTTTCTTTACGCTAAAGCTTCATCGTCCTCCTCTCCTGCTGGTATTCATCATCCCTCAACTCATGGAAGCTTAAAGAAACCTAGAGTTTTGGATCCAAAGCCTGATGATCTTAATGGCAATGCTGCGTTAAGAGGATCAAGAATATATACATATGAAGGTGGTGAGAATGTTTTTGAAGATGGAAAGAGAAGGGTCTTCACAGGTCCTAATCCTTTGCACAATTGA
- the LOC106335234 gene encoding uncharacterized protein LOC106335234 codes for MDEQEFRSRLQLFPVVRSRDYRADLDSSSSKQSTSLSVVEREEVSEWHDAPSVVEREDLKDQDTFWDHLKAAAEKKVGEVEAERFCKAFEKLHKKLVYEELNPEAAKRYLLNS; via the exons ATGGACGAGCAAGAGTTTCGCAGCCGTCTCCAACTATTCCCCGTCGTGCGCTCTCGCGACTACCGT GCTGATTTAGATTCTTCAAGTTCAAAGCAATCAACTTCACTCTCAGTTGTTGAGCGAGAG GAGGTAAGTGAATGGCACGATGCACCCAGCGTTGTTGAGCGGGAAGACTTGAAAGATCAAG ATACATTCTGGGATCATTTGAAAGCGGCTGCTGAGAAGAAG GTTGGTGAGGTTGAAGCAGAGAGATTTTGCAAGGCTTTCGAGAAACTTCACAAGAAACTT GTGTATGAAGAGCTGAATCCAGAAGCTGCAAAGCGATACTTATTAAATTCTTAA